The Meriones unguiculatus strain TT.TT164.6M chromosome 6, Bangor_MerUng_6.1, whole genome shotgun sequence genome has a window encoding:
- the Lrrcc1 gene encoding leucine-rich repeat and coiled-coil domain-containing protein 1 isoform X2, translating to MKAAVAAEVEPEDGESSCGDVCFMDKGLQSISELSLESTLHAINLHCNNISKITSIDHIWNLRHVDLSSNQISQIEGLNTLTKLSTLNLSCNLITRVEGLEALVNLTRLNLSYNRINDLSGLLPLHGLKYKLRYIDLHSNCLDSIHHLLQCTVGLHFLTNLILEKDGEGNPICHVPGYRAIILQTLPQLRILDCKNIFGELVNLEEVNSSHLQCYEGLLDNLVSSESPLNISEDEVVGSMAMAAPPTDDLPPLEQFTSTPEDNCLASLLSVCPSSEPEKINHENDFQNEMKLHKLDDQILELYNETSNCFIDTVPEKDLRPKRDTDITSESDYGNRKECSRRIPRRTKIPYYSRNIQTLKHHNKNYGVFVSCNRKMRQPVFKDLYVRSSLVNCDSLRDLHGQKNDIVKLDRSALDDNTYRSLVEQLDQEREMRWKAEQTEKKLMDYIDELHKQASEKKDVHSLALITTDRLKDIIFKERHSKAQLEIVVHRLQNEIKKLTVELIKARDHQEDHVRHLRTLERALEKMEKQKAQQQQAQMRLIEEVELKAAAADREINLLRNSLHQEKEQVQQLHELLALKEQEHRKDIETRELFNDAEFQDALAKEMTKEARKHEQELKEYQEKIDLLNHQYLDLENEFRIALTVEAKRFKDVQDGFEDVATELARSKNALVWAQRKENESSSLIKDLTCMVKEQKTKLSEVCKLKQEAAANLQNQINTLEILIEDDKQKSIQIEVLKHEKIQLISELAAKESLIYGLRTERKVWGNELAYQGSSLAQSRGKLEAQIESLYRENESLRKNRESDSDALRIKCKIIEDQTETIRKLKESLQEKDEQIKSLQEQITVIEKCTEEQLNEKSSQLDDIIEKLERHGERKEKLKQQLKAKELELDEIRKAYSTLNQKWHDKGELLCFLETQVKEVKENFENKEKKLKAERDRSLELQKDAVEKLQSMDYAFKKQVDAIVEAHQAEIMQLANEKQEYIDNANFKGDYAREDSD from the exons ATGAAGGCGGCGGTGGCTGCCGAAGTCGAACCTGAGGATGGCGAAAGCAGCTGCGGGGATGTGTGCTTCATGGACAAAGGCCTGCAGAG TATATCAGAGTTATCTTTAGAGTCAACCCTTCATGCCATCAATCTGCATTGTAATAACATCTCCAAGATCACATCCATTGATCACATTTGGAACCTACGACATGTAGATCTGTCATCCAATCAAATTAGTCAAATTGAAGGACTAAACACCCTGACAAAACTATCCACTTTAAACTTGTCCTGCAATTTGATCACAAGAGTAGAAG GACTTGAAGCACTGGTTAACCTGACGAGACTGAACTTGTCTTATAACCGCATAAATGATCTTAGTG gGTTGCTGCCCCTTCATGGATTGAAGTATAAACTTAGATATATTGACCTACATAGTAATTGTTTAGATAGTATCCACCACTTACTTCAGTGCACAGTAGGACTACACTTCCTAACCAATCTTATCTTAGAAAAAGATGGAGAAGGTAATCCTATCTGTCATGTACCAG GGTACCGAGCAATCATTCTCCAGACTTTACCACAGCTGAGAATCTTAGATTGCAAGAACATATTTGGTGAGCTGGTAAATTTGGAAGAAGTAAACTCATCACACCTACAATGCTATGAAGGTCTTTTGGATAACTTAGTTTCTTCTGAGTCCCCCCTGAATATAAGTGAAGATGAG gtCGTTGGTAGTATGGCCATGGCAGCCCCACCCACAGACGACTTGCCTCCCTTGGAGCAGTTTACAAGCACACCGGAAGATAATTGTCTGGCCTCACTTTTATCTGTGTGTCCATCTTCTGAACCAGAAAAAATTAATCATGAAAACGATTTTCAGAATGAGATGAAACTTCATAAATTAGATGATCAAATCCTGGAGCTTTACAAcgaa acTTCTAATTGTTTTATAGATACTGTTCCTGAGAAAGACCTCAGACCAAAAAGAGACACAGATATAACCTCTGAAAGTGACTACGGAAACAGAAAAGAGTGCAGCAGGAGAATTCCTAGAAGAACAAAAATCCCATATTATTCCAGAAATATTCAAACTCTTAAGCATCACAATAAAAACTACGGTGTTTTTGTAAG ttgtaATCGTAAAATGAGACAGCCTGTCTTTAAAGATTTATATGTAAGATCTTCCTTAGTAAACTGTGATAGCTTAAGAGACTTACATGGGCAGAAGAATGACATTGTTAAATTAGACAGAAGTGCCTTGGATGACAACACTTACCGG TCCCTTGTGGAACAGTTAGACCAAGAGAGGGAGATGAGGTGGAAAGCTGAGCAAACTGAAAAGAAACTTATGGATTATATTGATGAACTACATAAGCAAGCAAGTGAGAAAAAAGATGTTCACAGCCTGGCTCTCATTACCACAGATAG ACTAAAGGATATTATTTTTAAGGAGAGACATTCCAAGGCTCAACTTGAAATTGTAGTTCACAGacttcaaaatgaaattaaaaaactAACTGTTGAATTAATAAAAGCACGAGATCATCAGGAAGATCACGTCAGACACTTGAGAACCCTGGAAAGGGCATTGGAAAAAATGGAGAAGCAgaaggcacagcagcagcaggcacag ATGAGGCTTATCGAAGAGGTGGAGCTCAAAGCCGCAGCTGCTGACAGAGAAATAAACTTACTTCGAAATTCTCTTCACCAAGAAAAGGAGCAAGTGCAACAACTTCATGAACTTCTGGCATTGAAAGAACAGGAACACAG GAAAGATATTGAAACTAGAGAGTTATTCAATGATGCTGAGTTCCAGGATGCATTAGCTAAAGAAATGACCAAAGAAGCAAGAAAGCATGAACAGGAACTAAAAGAATATCAAGAAAAAATTGATTTATTAAACCACCAGTATTTGGATTTAGAAAATGAATTCCGTATTGCTTTAACTGTTGAAGCCAAAAGATTTAAAGAT GTTCAAGATGGTTTTGAAGATGTTGCAACTGAGTTAGCCAGAAGCAAAAATGCTCTTGTTTGGGCTCAACGAAAAGAAAATGAATCTTCCAGTTTAATTAAAGATCTGACCTGTATGGTGaaagaacaaaagacaaaactcTCAGAAGTCTGCAAATTGAAACAGGAAGCAGCAGCAAATTTACAG AATCAAATCAACACCCTTGAAATTTTGATTGAAGATGACAAGCAGAAGAGCATTCAAATAGAAGTTCTCAAGCATGAAAAAATCCAGCTTATTTCTGAGCTAGCAGCTAAAGAGTCACTGATTTATGGTttaaggacagaaagaaaagtatGGGGAAATGAACTGGCATATCAGG GCTCATCATTAGCCCAGAGTCGTGGGAAATTAGAAGCCCAAATTGAAAGTTTATACAGAGAGAATGAATCTCTGAGAAAAAACCGTGAAAGTGACAGTGATGCATTGAGAATAAAGTGCAAAATCATCGAGGACCAAACTGAAACCATCAGAAAGTTAAAAGAG TCTTTACAAGAAAAAGATGAGCAAATCAAATCACTACAAGAACAGATCACTGTCATAGAAAAATGTACGGAAGAGCAACTTAATGAAAAATCCTCACAACTAGATGATATAATTGAAAAATTGGAAAGACAtggtgagagaaaggaaaaactaaaacaacagcTGAAAGCAAAGGAATTAGAACTGGACGAAATAAGAAAAGCTTACAG CACACTAAATCAGAAATGGCATGATAAAGGAGAACTACTCTGTTTTCTTGAAACACAAgtaaaagaagtaaaagaaaattttgaaaacaaggaaaagaaacttaaagcagagagagacagaagtctTGAGCTACAAAA ggatgcTGTAGAAAAACTTCAGAGCATGGATTAtgcctttaaaaaacaagttGATGCAATTGTCGAAGCTCATCAAGCTGAAATAATGCAACTAGCAAACGAGAAGCAGGAATATATTGATAATGCAAATTTTAAG GGTGACTATGCACGTGAGGACTCAGACTGA
- the Lrrcc1 gene encoding leucine-rich repeat and coiled-coil domain-containing protein 1 isoform X1 yields the protein MKAAVAAEVEPEDGESSCGDVCFMDKGLQSISELSLESTLHAINLHCNNISKITSIDHIWNLRHVDLSSNQISQIEGLNTLTKLSTLNLSCNLITRVEGLEALVNLTRLNLSYNRINDLSGLLPLHGLKYKLRYIDLHSNCLDSIHHLLQCTVGLHFLTNLILEKDGEGNPICHVPGYRAIILQTLPQLRILDCKNIFGELVNLEEVNSSHLQCYEGLLDNLVSSESPLNISEDEVVGSMAMAAPPTDDLPPLEQFTSTPEDNCLASLLSVCPSSEPEKINHENDFQNEMKLHKLDDQILELYNETSNCFIDTVPEKDLRPKRDTDITSESDYGNRKECSRRIPRRTKIPYYSRNIQTLKHHNKNYGVFVSCNRKMRQPVFKDLYVRSSLVNCDSLRDLHGQKNDIVKLDRSALDDNTYRSLVEQLDQEREMRWKAEQTEKKLMDYIDELHKQASEKKDVHSLALITTDRLKDIIFKERHSKAQLEIVVHRLQNEIKKLTVELIKARDHQEDHVRHLRTLERALEKMEKQKAQQQQAQMRLIEEVELKAAAADREINLLRNSLHQEKEQVQQLHELLALKEQEHRKDIETRELFNDAEFQDALAKEMTKEARKHEQELKEYQEKIDLLNHQYLDLENEFRIALTVEAKRFKDVQDGFEDVATELARSKNALVWAQRKENESSSLIKDLTCMVKEQKTKLSEVCKLKQEAAANLQNQINTLEILIEDDKQKSIQIEVLKHEKIQLISELAAKESLIYGLRTERKVWGNELAYQGSSLAQSRGKLEAQIESLYRENESLRKNRESDSDALRIKCKIIEDQTETIRKLKESLQEKDEQIKSLQEQITVIEKCTEEQLNEKSSQLDDIIEKLERHGERKEKLKQQLKAKELELDEIRKAYSTLNQKWHDKGELLCFLETQVKEVKENFENKEKKLKAERDRSLELQKDAVEKLQSMDYAFKKQVDAIVEAHQAEIMQLANEKQEYIDNANFKVQQIEEEMRELLEETHRNKKSMEEKINQLANAISEIQKGV from the exons ATGAAGGCGGCGGTGGCTGCCGAAGTCGAACCTGAGGATGGCGAAAGCAGCTGCGGGGATGTGTGCTTCATGGACAAAGGCCTGCAGAG TATATCAGAGTTATCTTTAGAGTCAACCCTTCATGCCATCAATCTGCATTGTAATAACATCTCCAAGATCACATCCATTGATCACATTTGGAACCTACGACATGTAGATCTGTCATCCAATCAAATTAGTCAAATTGAAGGACTAAACACCCTGACAAAACTATCCACTTTAAACTTGTCCTGCAATTTGATCACAAGAGTAGAAG GACTTGAAGCACTGGTTAACCTGACGAGACTGAACTTGTCTTATAACCGCATAAATGATCTTAGTG gGTTGCTGCCCCTTCATGGATTGAAGTATAAACTTAGATATATTGACCTACATAGTAATTGTTTAGATAGTATCCACCACTTACTTCAGTGCACAGTAGGACTACACTTCCTAACCAATCTTATCTTAGAAAAAGATGGAGAAGGTAATCCTATCTGTCATGTACCAG GGTACCGAGCAATCATTCTCCAGACTTTACCACAGCTGAGAATCTTAGATTGCAAGAACATATTTGGTGAGCTGGTAAATTTGGAAGAAGTAAACTCATCACACCTACAATGCTATGAAGGTCTTTTGGATAACTTAGTTTCTTCTGAGTCCCCCCTGAATATAAGTGAAGATGAG gtCGTTGGTAGTATGGCCATGGCAGCCCCACCCACAGACGACTTGCCTCCCTTGGAGCAGTTTACAAGCACACCGGAAGATAATTGTCTGGCCTCACTTTTATCTGTGTGTCCATCTTCTGAACCAGAAAAAATTAATCATGAAAACGATTTTCAGAATGAGATGAAACTTCATAAATTAGATGATCAAATCCTGGAGCTTTACAAcgaa acTTCTAATTGTTTTATAGATACTGTTCCTGAGAAAGACCTCAGACCAAAAAGAGACACAGATATAACCTCTGAAAGTGACTACGGAAACAGAAAAGAGTGCAGCAGGAGAATTCCTAGAAGAACAAAAATCCCATATTATTCCAGAAATATTCAAACTCTTAAGCATCACAATAAAAACTACGGTGTTTTTGTAAG ttgtaATCGTAAAATGAGACAGCCTGTCTTTAAAGATTTATATGTAAGATCTTCCTTAGTAAACTGTGATAGCTTAAGAGACTTACATGGGCAGAAGAATGACATTGTTAAATTAGACAGAAGTGCCTTGGATGACAACACTTACCGG TCCCTTGTGGAACAGTTAGACCAAGAGAGGGAGATGAGGTGGAAAGCTGAGCAAACTGAAAAGAAACTTATGGATTATATTGATGAACTACATAAGCAAGCAAGTGAGAAAAAAGATGTTCACAGCCTGGCTCTCATTACCACAGATAG ACTAAAGGATATTATTTTTAAGGAGAGACATTCCAAGGCTCAACTTGAAATTGTAGTTCACAGacttcaaaatgaaattaaaaaactAACTGTTGAATTAATAAAAGCACGAGATCATCAGGAAGATCACGTCAGACACTTGAGAACCCTGGAAAGGGCATTGGAAAAAATGGAGAAGCAgaaggcacagcagcagcaggcacag ATGAGGCTTATCGAAGAGGTGGAGCTCAAAGCCGCAGCTGCTGACAGAGAAATAAACTTACTTCGAAATTCTCTTCACCAAGAAAAGGAGCAAGTGCAACAACTTCATGAACTTCTGGCATTGAAAGAACAGGAACACAG GAAAGATATTGAAACTAGAGAGTTATTCAATGATGCTGAGTTCCAGGATGCATTAGCTAAAGAAATGACCAAAGAAGCAAGAAAGCATGAACAGGAACTAAAAGAATATCAAGAAAAAATTGATTTATTAAACCACCAGTATTTGGATTTAGAAAATGAATTCCGTATTGCTTTAACTGTTGAAGCCAAAAGATTTAAAGAT GTTCAAGATGGTTTTGAAGATGTTGCAACTGAGTTAGCCAGAAGCAAAAATGCTCTTGTTTGGGCTCAACGAAAAGAAAATGAATCTTCCAGTTTAATTAAAGATCTGACCTGTATGGTGaaagaacaaaagacaaaactcTCAGAAGTCTGCAAATTGAAACAGGAAGCAGCAGCAAATTTACAG AATCAAATCAACACCCTTGAAATTTTGATTGAAGATGACAAGCAGAAGAGCATTCAAATAGAAGTTCTCAAGCATGAAAAAATCCAGCTTATTTCTGAGCTAGCAGCTAAAGAGTCACTGATTTATGGTttaaggacagaaagaaaagtatGGGGAAATGAACTGGCATATCAGG GCTCATCATTAGCCCAGAGTCGTGGGAAATTAGAAGCCCAAATTGAAAGTTTATACAGAGAGAATGAATCTCTGAGAAAAAACCGTGAAAGTGACAGTGATGCATTGAGAATAAAGTGCAAAATCATCGAGGACCAAACTGAAACCATCAGAAAGTTAAAAGAG TCTTTACAAGAAAAAGATGAGCAAATCAAATCACTACAAGAACAGATCACTGTCATAGAAAAATGTACGGAAGAGCAACTTAATGAAAAATCCTCACAACTAGATGATATAATTGAAAAATTGGAAAGACAtggtgagagaaaggaaaaactaaaacaacagcTGAAAGCAAAGGAATTAGAACTGGACGAAATAAGAAAAGCTTACAG CACACTAAATCAGAAATGGCATGATAAAGGAGAACTACTCTGTTTTCTTGAAACACAAgtaaaagaagtaaaagaaaattttgaaaacaaggaaaagaaacttaaagcagagagagacagaagtctTGAGCTACAAAA ggatgcTGTAGAAAAACTTCAGAGCATGGATTAtgcctttaaaaaacaagttGATGCAATTGTCGAAGCTCATCAAGCTGAAATAATGCAACTAGCAAACGAGAAGCAGGAATATATTGATAATGCAAATTTTAAG GTTCaacaaattgaagaagaaatgCGAGAACTTCTGGAAGAAACACACAGGAACAAAAAATCAATGGAAGAAAAAATTAACCAACTTGCTAATGCTATAAGTGAAATTCAGAAAGGAGTCTGA
- the Lrrcc1 gene encoding leucine-rich repeat and coiled-coil domain-containing protein 1 isoform X3, whose product MKAAVAAEVEPEDGESSCGDVCFMDKGLQSISELSLESTLHAINLHCNNISKITSIDHIWNLRHVDLSSNQISQIEGLNTLTKLSTLNLSCNLITRVEGLEALVNLTRLNLSYNRINDLSGLLPLHGLKYKLRYIDLHSNCLDSIHHLLQCTVGLHFLTNLILEKDGEGNPICHVPGYRAIILQTLPQLRILDCKNIFGELVNLEEVNSSHLQCYEGLLDNLVSSESPLNISEDEVVGSMAMAAPPTDDLPPLEQFTSTPEDNCLASLLSVCPSSEPEKINHENDFQNEMKLHKLDDQILELYNETSNCFIDTVPEKDLRPKRDTDITSESDYGNRKECSRRIPRRTKIPYYSRNIQTLKHHNKNYGVFSLVEQLDQEREMRWKAEQTEKKLMDYIDELHKQASEKKDVHSLALITTDRLKDIIFKERHSKAQLEIVVHRLQNEIKKLTVELIKARDHQEDHVRHLRTLERALEKMEKQKAQQQQAQMRLIEEVELKAAAADREINLLRNSLHQEKEQVQQLHELLALKEQEHRKDIETRELFNDAEFQDALAKEMTKEARKHEQELKEYQEKIDLLNHQYLDLENEFRIALTVEAKRFKDVQDGFEDVATELARSKNALVWAQRKENESSSLIKDLTCMVKEQKTKLSEVCKLKQEAAANLQNQINTLEILIEDDKQKSIQIEVLKHEKIQLISELAAKESLIYGLRTERKVWGNELAYQGSSLAQSRGKLEAQIESLYRENESLRKNRESDSDALRIKCKIIEDQTETIRKLKESLQEKDEQIKSLQEQITVIEKCTEEQLNEKSSQLDDIIEKLERHGERKEKLKQQLKAKELELDEIRKAYSTLNQKWHDKGELLCFLETQVKEVKENFENKEKKLKAERDRSLELQKDAVEKLQSMDYAFKKQVDAIVEAHQAEIMQLANEKQEYIDNANFKVQQIEEEMRELLEETHRNKKSMEEKINQLANAISEIQKGV is encoded by the exons ATGAAGGCGGCGGTGGCTGCCGAAGTCGAACCTGAGGATGGCGAAAGCAGCTGCGGGGATGTGTGCTTCATGGACAAAGGCCTGCAGAG TATATCAGAGTTATCTTTAGAGTCAACCCTTCATGCCATCAATCTGCATTGTAATAACATCTCCAAGATCACATCCATTGATCACATTTGGAACCTACGACATGTAGATCTGTCATCCAATCAAATTAGTCAAATTGAAGGACTAAACACCCTGACAAAACTATCCACTTTAAACTTGTCCTGCAATTTGATCACAAGAGTAGAAG GACTTGAAGCACTGGTTAACCTGACGAGACTGAACTTGTCTTATAACCGCATAAATGATCTTAGTG gGTTGCTGCCCCTTCATGGATTGAAGTATAAACTTAGATATATTGACCTACATAGTAATTGTTTAGATAGTATCCACCACTTACTTCAGTGCACAGTAGGACTACACTTCCTAACCAATCTTATCTTAGAAAAAGATGGAGAAGGTAATCCTATCTGTCATGTACCAG GGTACCGAGCAATCATTCTCCAGACTTTACCACAGCTGAGAATCTTAGATTGCAAGAACATATTTGGTGAGCTGGTAAATTTGGAAGAAGTAAACTCATCACACCTACAATGCTATGAAGGTCTTTTGGATAACTTAGTTTCTTCTGAGTCCCCCCTGAATATAAGTGAAGATGAG gtCGTTGGTAGTATGGCCATGGCAGCCCCACCCACAGACGACTTGCCTCCCTTGGAGCAGTTTACAAGCACACCGGAAGATAATTGTCTGGCCTCACTTTTATCTGTGTGTCCATCTTCTGAACCAGAAAAAATTAATCATGAAAACGATTTTCAGAATGAGATGAAACTTCATAAATTAGATGATCAAATCCTGGAGCTTTACAAcgaa acTTCTAATTGTTTTATAGATACTGTTCCTGAGAAAGACCTCAGACCAAAAAGAGACACAGATATAACCTCTGAAAGTGACTACGGAAACAGAAAAGAGTGCAGCAGGAGAATTCCTAGAAGAACAAAAATCCCATATTATTCCAGAAATATTCAAACTCTTAAGCATCACAATAAAAACTACGGTGTTTTT TCCCTTGTGGAACAGTTAGACCAAGAGAGGGAGATGAGGTGGAAAGCTGAGCAAACTGAAAAGAAACTTATGGATTATATTGATGAACTACATAAGCAAGCAAGTGAGAAAAAAGATGTTCACAGCCTGGCTCTCATTACCACAGATAG ACTAAAGGATATTATTTTTAAGGAGAGACATTCCAAGGCTCAACTTGAAATTGTAGTTCACAGacttcaaaatgaaattaaaaaactAACTGTTGAATTAATAAAAGCACGAGATCATCAGGAAGATCACGTCAGACACTTGAGAACCCTGGAAAGGGCATTGGAAAAAATGGAGAAGCAgaaggcacagcagcagcaggcacag ATGAGGCTTATCGAAGAGGTGGAGCTCAAAGCCGCAGCTGCTGACAGAGAAATAAACTTACTTCGAAATTCTCTTCACCAAGAAAAGGAGCAAGTGCAACAACTTCATGAACTTCTGGCATTGAAAGAACAGGAACACAG GAAAGATATTGAAACTAGAGAGTTATTCAATGATGCTGAGTTCCAGGATGCATTAGCTAAAGAAATGACCAAAGAAGCAAGAAAGCATGAACAGGAACTAAAAGAATATCAAGAAAAAATTGATTTATTAAACCACCAGTATTTGGATTTAGAAAATGAATTCCGTATTGCTTTAACTGTTGAAGCCAAAAGATTTAAAGAT GTTCAAGATGGTTTTGAAGATGTTGCAACTGAGTTAGCCAGAAGCAAAAATGCTCTTGTTTGGGCTCAACGAAAAGAAAATGAATCTTCCAGTTTAATTAAAGATCTGACCTGTATGGTGaaagaacaaaagacaaaactcTCAGAAGTCTGCAAATTGAAACAGGAAGCAGCAGCAAATTTACAG AATCAAATCAACACCCTTGAAATTTTGATTGAAGATGACAAGCAGAAGAGCATTCAAATAGAAGTTCTCAAGCATGAAAAAATCCAGCTTATTTCTGAGCTAGCAGCTAAAGAGTCACTGATTTATGGTttaaggacagaaagaaaagtatGGGGAAATGAACTGGCATATCAGG GCTCATCATTAGCCCAGAGTCGTGGGAAATTAGAAGCCCAAATTGAAAGTTTATACAGAGAGAATGAATCTCTGAGAAAAAACCGTGAAAGTGACAGTGATGCATTGAGAATAAAGTGCAAAATCATCGAGGACCAAACTGAAACCATCAGAAAGTTAAAAGAG TCTTTACAAGAAAAAGATGAGCAAATCAAATCACTACAAGAACAGATCACTGTCATAGAAAAATGTACGGAAGAGCAACTTAATGAAAAATCCTCACAACTAGATGATATAATTGAAAAATTGGAAAGACAtggtgagagaaaggaaaaactaaaacaacagcTGAAAGCAAAGGAATTAGAACTGGACGAAATAAGAAAAGCTTACAG CACACTAAATCAGAAATGGCATGATAAAGGAGAACTACTCTGTTTTCTTGAAACACAAgtaaaagaagtaaaagaaaattttgaaaacaaggaaaagaaacttaaagcagagagagacagaagtctTGAGCTACAAAA ggatgcTGTAGAAAAACTTCAGAGCATGGATTAtgcctttaaaaaacaagttGATGCAATTGTCGAAGCTCATCAAGCTGAAATAATGCAACTAGCAAACGAGAAGCAGGAATATATTGATAATGCAAATTTTAAG GTTCaacaaattgaagaagaaatgCGAGAACTTCTGGAAGAAACACACAGGAACAAAAAATCAATGGAAGAAAAAATTAACCAACTTGCTAATGCTATAAGTGAAATTCAGAAAGGAGTCTGA